The Microlunatus antarcticus genome window below encodes:
- a CDS encoding 3-keto-disaccharide hydrolase gives MTSPTRGEPVSLFNGRTLDGWHAVPRVYGTVWPGGPPLAEVYPVFTAEQAALAEAYPARWEVVDGAIEGFQHPDHPGFGGYLVSDDVYADFELTLEMNPDWPADTGVMVRRRADSWHGFQVLVDHRKSGSIGGFYGNGLAGFHGVPYVLDVSQGPDGAPSGLQLEDPATTLEPMTADKQTVLAQTGDPQAFLEAWRWQGWNALRIRCVGAQPVITTWVNDVLVASIDTATIRHPHYDAGQVADFLGPAGHLAFEVHDNDPFFGDARWARGARCRWRNIVLTPL, from the coding sequence ATGACCTCGCCCACCCGGGGAGAACCGGTCTCGTTGTTCAACGGCCGCACCCTCGACGGCTGGCATGCCGTCCCTCGTGTCTACGGCACCGTCTGGCCCGGCGGTCCCCCGCTGGCCGAGGTGTACCCGGTCTTCACGGCCGAGCAGGCTGCGCTCGCCGAGGCGTACCCCGCTCGCTGGGAGGTCGTCGACGGGGCGATCGAGGGGTTCCAGCACCCCGACCACCCTGGCTTCGGTGGCTATCTCGTCAGCGACGACGTGTACGCCGACTTCGAGCTCACCCTTGAGATGAACCCCGACTGGCCAGCTGACACCGGCGTGATGGTTCGTCGCCGCGCCGACAGCTGGCACGGCTTCCAGGTCCTGGTCGACCACCGCAAGTCCGGTTCGATCGGCGGCTTCTACGGCAACGGGCTCGCCGGCTTCCATGGCGTGCCGTACGTGCTCGACGTGTCGCAAGGCCCCGACGGTGCGCCCAGCGGCCTCCAGCTGGAGGACCCGGCCACGACCCTCGAACCCATGACCGCGGACAAGCAGACCGTGCTCGCTCAGACCGGCGACCCGCAGGCGTTCCTGGAGGCCTGGCGGTGGCAGGGTTGGAACGCTCTACGGATCCGCTGCGTGGGGGCTCAACCCGTCATCACCACCTGGGTCAACGACGTGCTCGTCGCCTCGATCGACACCGCGACGATCCGCCACCCGCACTACGACGCCGGTCAGGTCGCAGACTTCCTCGGACCGGCCGGTCACCTCGCGTTCGAGGTGCACGACAACGACCCGTTCTTCGGCGATGCCCGCTGGGCGCGCGGTGCACGCTGCCGCTGGCGCAACATCGTGCTCACGCCGCTCTGA
- a CDS encoding Gfo/Idh/MocA family protein, with the protein MIRVGILGAAGIAPQAVIVPARRRDDLAVTAVASRNATTAARYASTHAIPTSYGSYDELLRSSEIDVVYVALPPSEHLRWSLVALAHGKHVLCEKPVTMDAVEAVELADAAEASGLHVIEAFHDHYHPLTGHLADVGRSGVLGRLTSIATSFTADNPYFPGSIRHVPALGGGALMDLGCYPVHWVRAFTGAEPFVESATYVAGFEGADESIEARLSVGDVTVALSASMAAGVPFAAPFRVEGERGSVEVDNLVLPHRGHRVTTVIDGISRTRTIGGRETYDYQLDAVADAVANNRTQATEGADFVANMTVIDAIYTAAGVPRPAPASSRTGPA; encoded by the coding sequence GTGATCAGGGTCGGCATCCTCGGCGCGGCCGGGATCGCTCCGCAGGCCGTCATCGTGCCGGCGCGGCGACGCGACGACCTCGCGGTCACCGCCGTCGCTTCGCGGAACGCGACGACAGCGGCGCGGTACGCGTCCACGCACGCCATCCCCACGTCGTACGGCTCGTACGACGAGCTGCTGCGGTCTAGTGAGATCGACGTGGTCTACGTGGCGTTGCCGCCGTCGGAGCACTTGCGCTGGTCGCTGGTTGCCCTGGCGCACGGCAAGCACGTGCTGTGCGAGAAGCCGGTGACGATGGACGCCGTTGAGGCAGTCGAGCTCGCCGACGCCGCGGAGGCGAGCGGGCTGCACGTCATCGAGGCCTTCCACGATCATTACCACCCGCTCACCGGTCATCTCGCCGACGTGGGTCGCTCCGGCGTGCTTGGCCGACTCACCTCGATCGCGACGTCGTTCACAGCCGACAACCCTTACTTCCCCGGATCGATCCGGCACGTGCCCGCCCTGGGCGGCGGGGCGCTGATGGACCTGGGCTGCTACCCGGTCCACTGGGTCCGCGCCTTCACCGGCGCCGAGCCCTTCGTCGAGTCGGCCACCTACGTCGCCGGCTTCGAGGGGGCCGACGAGAGCATCGAGGCTCGGCTCAGTGTCGGCGACGTCACCGTCGCGCTGTCCGCGAGCATGGCCGCCGGCGTGCCCTTCGCCGCACCCTTCCGGGTCGAGGGCGAGCGCGGCAGCGTCGAGGTCGACAACCTCGTCCTGCCCCACCGCGGTCACCGCGTGACGACCGTCATCGATGGGATCAGCCGCACCCGGACGATCGGCGGCCGGGAGACGTACGACTACCAGCTGGACGCCGTGGCCGACGCCGTGGCGAACAACCGCACGCAGGCGACCGAGGGCGCTGACTTCGTCGCCAACATGACCGTGATCGATGCGATCTACACCGCAGCCGGAGTCCCCCGACCGGCACCCGCTTCCAGTCGAACAGGACCAGCCTGA
- a CDS encoding aldo/keto reductase: MPEVLGYEVPAEQGIEIVVDILHSPVLVIDTANGYSDGESERRIAEGVRRAGGLPAGHWIATKVDGKDGDYSGNRVRRSVEESAERLGLDRFPLVYLHDPEFALDQGLDEPGGAVDALIGLRDAGVIEHLGVAGGDVAVMNRFLDLGVFEVLLNHNRYTLVDRSADALFERAAADGLGVVNAAYLGGGLLANPDGPRSYAYRPAADATVEAALALRELCRAHGTDLPTAALQLSLRDPRIHMSVVGFTKRSRLDGLPASVAQELPEEFWTAAEALLPDSRYWLDPPQ, translated from the coding sequence ATGCCCGAGGTGCTGGGCTACGAGGTCCCGGCCGAGCAGGGCATCGAGATCGTGGTCGACATCCTGCACAGCCCGGTGCTGGTCATCGACACCGCCAACGGCTACTCCGACGGCGAGAGCGAACGGCGGATCGCCGAGGGCGTCCGTCGCGCGGGTGGCCTGCCGGCCGGCCACTGGATCGCGACCAAGGTCGACGGCAAGGACGGCGACTACTCCGGCAACCGGGTCCGGCGCTCCGTCGAGGAGAGCGCCGAGCGCCTGGGTCTCGACCGCTTCCCGCTCGTCTACCTCCACGACCCCGAGTTCGCGCTCGACCAGGGGCTGGACGAGCCGGGCGGGGCCGTGGACGCGCTGATCGGGCTGCGGGACGCGGGCGTGATTGAGCACCTCGGCGTCGCCGGAGGCGACGTCGCGGTGATGAACCGCTTCCTCGACCTGGGTGTGTTCGAGGTGCTGTTGAACCACAACCGCTACACGCTCGTCGACCGCAGCGCCGACGCCCTCTTCGAGCGCGCCGCCGCCGACGGTCTCGGTGTCGTCAACGCGGCCTACCTGGGTGGCGGGCTGCTAGCCAACCCGGACGGTCCCCGTAGCTACGCCTACCGACCCGCGGCCGACGCGACGGTCGAGGCTGCCCTCGCTCTGCGCGAGCTCTGCCGGGCGCATGGCACCGACCTCCCCACGGCGGCCCTGCAGCTCTCGCTGAGAGACCCGCGGATCCACATGTCCGTCGTCGGGTTTACCAAGCGGTCGCGTCTGGACGGCCTGCCGGCCTCGGTCGCGCAGGAGCTGCCGGAGGAGTTCTGGACGGCAGCGGAGGCGCTGCTGCCGGACTCGCGCTACTGGCTGGACCCACCGCAGTGA
- a CDS encoding TolB family protein, translating to MKYPRVLEPGQRSQVWLGGTSLDAPTLVLETSDLLVEAPNWTIDGLLLLNGDGVLWTLDPDDPSAGLQPVDLPGLPDLNNDHVLDPDGEHVYVSAMDTHIYKSPLAGGASERVTPEDGNWHFLHGVSPDGKRLAYVEIADMASPVGRLVVLEPDGSVTHVDTGPAHIDGPEWSPDGAWIYFNTEGWASRPGHAQLARVPDAGGPVEWLVSSETVDWFPHLSPDARLATYISFPAGTEGHPADLDVEVRMVSTDDWSTPLQRYPLFGGQGTINVNSWSPDSSRFAFVAYPIS from the coding sequence ATGAAGTACCCACGTGTGCTCGAACCCGGCCAGCGCTCCCAGGTGTGGCTCGGCGGCACCTCGCTCGATGCCCCGACACTTGTCCTCGAGACCTCCGACCTGCTCGTCGAGGCGCCCAACTGGACCATCGACGGCCTGCTTCTCCTGAACGGCGATGGGGTTCTGTGGACCCTCGACCCCGACGACCCCTCAGCCGGCCTGCAGCCGGTCGACCTGCCCGGCCTCCCCGACCTGAACAACGACCACGTGCTGGACCCGGACGGCGAGCACGTCTACGTGTCAGCGATGGACACCCACATCTACAAGAGCCCGCTGGCCGGTGGCGCCTCGGAGAGGGTCACGCCCGAGGACGGGAACTGGCACTTCCTGCACGGGGTCTCGCCCGACGGCAAGCGGCTCGCCTACGTGGAGATCGCCGACATGGCGAGCCCCGTCGGGCGCCTCGTCGTCCTCGAGCCCGATGGCTCGGTGACCCACGTCGACACCGGGCCCGCCCACATCGACGGGCCCGAGTGGTCGCCCGACGGGGCCTGGATCTACTTCAACACCGAAGGCTGGGCCTCTCGGCCGGGCCACGCCCAGCTCGCCCGCGTTCCCGACGCCGGGGGGCCGGTCGAGTGGCTCGTCTCGAGCGAGACGGTCGACTGGTTCCCGCACCTGTCCCCCGACGCAAGGCTGGCGACCTACATCTCCTTCCCGGCGGGGACGGAGGGCCACCCCGCCGACCTCGACGTCGAGGTCCGGATGGTCTCCACCGACGACTGGTCCACCCCGCTGCAGCGCTACCCGCTCTTCGGCGGGCAGGGCACCATCAACGTGAACAGCTGGTCGCCTGACAGCTCCCGGTTCGCGTTCGTCGCGTACCCGATCTCGTGA
- a CDS encoding tautomerase family protein, giving the protein MPHARIDMHRTLEPKMADISAAILRGMVTGFEMPADDLFQIFRLHEPGELVYSPTFPNQQRDDIVFIELVASKGYSDDQKQAAMSAIVDEVSALDIRRDNLLLVINEVGQNSTWYAPEPV; this is encoded by the coding sequence ATGCCGCACGCCCGGATCGACATGCACCGCACCCTCGAACCGAAGATGGCCGACATCAGCGCCGCGATCCTGCGCGGCATGGTCACCGGCTTCGAGATGCCCGCCGACGACCTGTTCCAGATCTTCCGGCTCCACGAGCCAGGAGAGCTCGTCTACTCCCCCACCTTCCCCAACCAGCAGCGAGACGACATCGTCTTCATCGAGCTCGTCGCCAGCAAGGGCTACAGCGACGACCAGAAGCAGGCGGCCATGAGCGCGATTGTCGACGAGGTGTCCGCCCTCGACATCAGGCGCGACAACCTGCTGCTCGTGATCAACGAGGTCGGCCAGAACTCCACCTGGTACGCCCCCGAGCCGGTCTGA
- a CDS encoding carbohydrate ABC transporter permease: MLTLLVIPFVFPLVAMVQGSLAGLGWGNYRTVLSLDLLPHFFLNSALISIGVIVIVLACTLTAAFGFSKLPLGGREVYFWLLLACLTLPEVVLLAPLFATVTAVGAYNTLWAVIIPAAALQVPFAVLLARNFVDGIPSELVEAARVDGASTGRAFVHVVLPLTKPIVAAVVVLVFISSWNGYLFPLLFLQTPEQQTITLIPQFFIGKYNNDQTKVLAAAVITALPVIIAYVCFQRFFERGLAAGALK, from the coding sequence GTGCTGACCCTGCTCGTGATCCCGTTCGTCTTCCCCCTGGTGGCCATGGTGCAGGGGTCGCTGGCAGGGCTTGGGTGGGGCAACTACCGCACGGTCCTCTCGCTCGACCTGCTGCCGCACTTCTTCCTCAACAGCGCACTGATCTCGATCGGCGTCATCGTCATCGTACTGGCCTGCACACTGACCGCTGCGTTCGGCTTCTCCAAGCTCCCGCTCGGCGGCCGGGAGGTCTACTTCTGGCTGCTGCTGGCCTGTCTCACGCTGCCCGAGGTCGTCCTGCTGGCCCCGCTCTTCGCCACCGTGACCGCCGTCGGCGCGTACAACACCCTCTGGGCAGTGATCATCCCGGCAGCGGCGCTGCAGGTCCCCTTCGCCGTGCTGCTCGCTCGCAACTTCGTCGACGGCATCCCCTCGGAGCTGGTCGAAGCGGCGCGGGTCGACGGCGCCTCCACCGGCCGCGCCTTCGTCCACGTGGTCTTGCCGCTCACGAAGCCGATCGTCGCGGCCGTGGTCGTGCTCGTCTTCATCAGCTCCTGGAACGGCTACCTGTTCCCGCTGCTGTTCCTGCAGACCCCCGAGCAGCAGACCATCACGCTGATCCCGCAGTTCTTCATCGGCAAGTACAACAACGACCAGACCAAGGTGCTCGCGGCCGCCGTGATAACCGCGCTGCCGGTGATCATCGCCTACGTCTGCTTCCAGCGCTTCTTCGAACGCGGCCTCGCCGCGGGTGCCCTCAAGTAG
- a CDS encoding carbohydrate ABC transporter permease yields MVSVGVLYYCIGYTGYLSTLKWDGASPEPEQVGTRNYVRMFSDPIFWRALQHTAVFFLVTFAVQVLLGMTFAVILHSQVRLRGLYKVLIFIPVVIAPATTAPVFRQIYSSDGQLNVVLRLLGLHDFSYPWLANGAAALVVVMSVAIWQSTGINFVLYYAAMSQIDTEILEAARLDGASNLRVVSSIIWPGVRGTTLAIAILTAIGSLKTFDIPFLITVGGPSYSTEFLGTQIYRVSVALSQVGYGAALSMVLLVLALLMAVALNVAGKERGARRV; encoded by the coding sequence GTGGTGTCCGTCGGAGTCCTCTACTACTGCATCGGCTACACGGGCTACCTCTCGACCCTGAAGTGGGACGGGGCGAGCCCTGAACCGGAGCAGGTAGGGACGCGCAACTACGTCCGGATGTTCTCCGACCCGATCTTCTGGCGAGCGTTGCAGCACACCGCGGTGTTCTTCCTGGTGACCTTCGCAGTCCAGGTGCTGCTCGGCATGACCTTTGCGGTCATCCTGCACTCCCAGGTCCGGCTGCGCGGGCTCTACAAGGTGTTGATCTTCATCCCTGTGGTCATCGCACCCGCGACGACTGCGCCGGTGTTCCGCCAGATCTACTCCTCGGACGGTCAGCTGAACGTCGTGCTGCGGCTCCTCGGGCTGCACGACTTCAGCTACCCCTGGCTGGCGAACGGGGCGGCGGCGCTCGTCGTGGTGATGTCGGTGGCCATCTGGCAGTCGACCGGCATCAACTTCGTCCTCTACTACGCCGCGATGAGCCAGATCGACACCGAGATCCTCGAGGCAGCCCGTCTCGACGGGGCCAGCAACCTGCGGGTCGTCAGCAGCATCATCTGGCCAGGCGTGCGGGGCACGACCCTGGCGATCGCGATCCTGACCGCCATCGGGTCGTTGAAGACGTTCGACATCCCGTTCCTGATCACCGTCGGCGGGCCGAGCTACTCCACCGAGTTCCTCGGGACCCAGATCTACCGGGTCAGCGTCGCCCTCTCCCAGGTCGGCTACGGAGCGGCGCTGTCCATGGTCCTGCTCGTGCTCGCCCTGCTGATGGCGGTCGCCCTCAACGTGGCCGGCAAGGAACGGGGGGCCCGCCGTGTTTGA
- a CDS encoding ABC transporter substrate-binding protein, producing MIALAGCGGGGSGGSTSGGDGGSPTAGTIQWWSWTPDNDVAERDIAEFNKQYPDIKVTYKKVPNADYTAVLRPALASDSGPDVFTMAAAGTVGPFDVFNPYAADLTPKVSELLGSDWQSKVYATGVKAFSKDDKLKAMPFAKVAAGNMWINPDMFDKYNVKVPTNLAEWQQACQTFRSNGLGCFKEGIGASGFDVDTFHSIVNSIEPGLYQQAATDQVKWTDPRLVQAWQIFSDLQKDKILDPGGVGVQQYPDVNNAFLSGKVPMVQMGSWYAQYATVNSLTAALAGAGVPVDTAKVAIQPISFPDVAGKGNPASLFTDPDAAQAVNSKSKSLNAATTFALWLGGTTQGQSNVANNVDSLPTLAGVQPAWNDIKLVNQKVQEPLLKDLYTKAADASEPRSQNLPAARFQAISDANQAVLGGSKTPTEAAADVQAAFDANPVGS from the coding sequence GTGATCGCTCTCGCCGGCTGCGGCGGTGGTGGTAGTGGCGGATCGACCTCGGGTGGCGACGGCGGATCGCCCACCGCAGGCACCATCCAGTGGTGGAGCTGGACCCCGGACAACGACGTCGCCGAGCGCGACATCGCGGAGTTCAACAAGCAGTACCCCGACATCAAGGTCACCTACAAGAAGGTCCCGAACGCGGACTACACCGCGGTGCTCCGACCCGCTTTGGCGTCCGACTCCGGTCCCGACGTGTTCACGATGGCCGCAGCGGGCACGGTCGGTCCGTTCGACGTGTTCAACCCGTACGCCGCCGACCTCACTCCGAAAGTCTCCGAGCTCCTCGGGTCGGACTGGCAGTCGAAGGTCTATGCCACCGGTGTGAAGGCGTTCAGCAAGGACGACAAGCTCAAGGCGATGCCGTTCGCCAAGGTCGCGGCCGGCAACATGTGGATCAACCCGGACATGTTCGACAAGTACAACGTGAAGGTACCGACGAACCTCGCCGAGTGGCAGCAGGCGTGCCAGACGTTCCGCTCGAACGGGTTGGGCTGCTTCAAGGAGGGCATCGGCGCCTCTGGCTTCGATGTCGACACCTTCCACTCCATCGTCAACAGCATCGAGCCCGGCCTCTACCAGCAAGCCGCCACGGACCAGGTCAAGTGGACCGACCCGCGGTTGGTGCAGGCGTGGCAGATCTTCTCCGACCTGCAGAAGGACAAGATCCTCGATCCGGGCGGAGTCGGTGTGCAGCAGTATCCCGACGTCAACAACGCCTTCCTGTCGGGCAAGGTGCCGATGGTGCAGATGGGGTCCTGGTACGCGCAGTACGCCACGGTGAACAGCCTGACCGCTGCCCTGGCCGGGGCGGGTGTACCGGTCGACACGGCGAAGGTAGCCATCCAGCCCATCTCGTTCCCCGATGTGGCGGGCAAGGGCAACCCTGCCTCTCTGTTCACCGACCCTGACGCGGCGCAGGCGGTCAACAGCAAGTCGAAGTCGCTCAACGCGGCGACCACGTTCGCGCTGTGGCTGGGTGGGACGACACAGGGTCAGAGCAACGTGGCGAACAATGTCGATTCGCTACCGACCCTCGCCGGCGTGCAGCCTGCCTGGAACGACATCAAGCTGGTGAACCAGAAGGTCCAGGAGCCGTTGCTGAAGGACCTGTACACGAAGGCGGCCGACGCCAGCGAGCCGCGCAGCCAGAACCTGCCCGCCGCTCGGTTCCAGGCGATCTCGGACGCCAACCAGGCCGTGCTCGGGGGAAGCAAGACCCCCACTGAAGCTGCGGCTGACGTGCAGGCCGCGTTCGACGCCAACCCGGTCGGATCGTGA
- a CDS encoding ROK family transcriptional regulator has translation MDAGPQRLKGSSYRGTRSAVLDLIRSSDGVSRVELSRRSGLTEATISKIVKDLLADGVVVNAGEAESTGGKRPQLLRLSTSTRYAVGITLDISTSVIVLCGLDGAPIAERRIPGFGRDEPAPVVSRAASAVMGLLRDQGVPGASIIGVGLASSGRRRSPLGWGEDAAVADRWERFDTGEALAERLGLPVTVENDANCAALGVFWSGGKDAPRTFMTVYMSEGIGAGIVIAGSLYRGASGNSGEIGHVTVDAQGRPCWCGANGCLETVGPPRAIIAQVLADDELRRTFEVDADTEPGTVHRRVLEAAETGSATALDLLRSSARQVADVVRGLANTLDLDSIFLAGPGFGSAAPIYLAAIRTRLAEASLARGVHAVNVEFAGGGPEVAALGAASVVLHSALTPHHDLAVRW, from the coding sequence ATGGACGCGGGACCGCAGCGCCTCAAGGGGAGCTCGTACCGGGGAACGCGTAGTGCGGTCCTGGACCTGATCCGTTCGAGCGACGGCGTCTCCCGCGTGGAGCTGTCGCGGCGCTCAGGGCTCACCGAGGCCACCATCTCGAAGATCGTGAAGGATCTGCTCGCCGACGGGGTGGTCGTCAACGCCGGCGAAGCGGAGTCCACCGGCGGCAAGCGTCCCCAGCTTCTGCGCCTCAGCACGAGCACGCGATACGCGGTCGGGATCACCTTGGACATCTCGACCAGCGTCATCGTCCTGTGCGGGCTCGACGGCGCGCCGATCGCGGAGCGTCGGATCCCCGGGTTCGGTCGGGACGAACCCGCGCCGGTGGTGTCTCGCGCCGCCTCAGCGGTCATGGGGCTACTGCGCGACCAGGGCGTGCCTGGGGCGTCCATCATCGGCGTCGGGCTGGCAAGCTCCGGCCGGCGTCGTAGCCCGCTGGGCTGGGGCGAAGACGCCGCTGTGGCCGACCGCTGGGAGCGCTTCGACACCGGCGAGGCCTTGGCCGAGCGCCTCGGCCTCCCCGTAACGGTCGAGAACGATGCGAACTGCGCGGCCCTCGGGGTGTTCTGGTCGGGCGGAAAGGACGCACCACGCACGTTCATGACGGTCTACATGTCGGAGGGCATCGGCGCAGGCATCGTGATCGCCGGGTCGCTCTATCGGGGAGCCTCGGGCAACTCCGGCGAGATCGGCCACGTCACCGTTGACGCCCAAGGTCGCCCTTGCTGGTGCGGGGCGAACGGCTGCCTGGAGACCGTGGGACCACCGCGCGCCATCATCGCGCAGGTTCTCGCCGACGACGAACTGCGTCGTACCTTCGAGGTCGACGCCGACACCGAGCCGGGGACAGTGCACCGACGGGTGCTCGAGGCGGCCGAGACCGGCTCGGCCACCGCGCTCGACCTCCTCCGCTCGTCGGCGCGGCAGGTCGCCGACGTCGTCCGCGGCCTGGCGAACACCCTTGACCTCGACTCCATCTTTCTGGCGGGCCCGGGGTTCGGTTCGGCCGCCCCGATCTACCTCGCCGCCATCCGCACCCGGCTCGCCGAGGCCTCGTTGGCCCGCGGCGTACACGCCGTCAACGTCGAGTTCGCGGGGGGCGGTCCCGAGGTCGCCGCGCTAGGAGCGGCCTCGGTCGTGCTGCACAGCGCCTTGACCCCCCACCACGACCTGGCGGTCCGCTGGTAG